In Bacteroidota bacterium, a single genomic region encodes these proteins:
- a CDS encoding type II/IV secretion system protein, protein MPDQTYRENRADGAAPAKRRYASAFLDHLVRNRIISEKIAGDVSDHIQEQKGNEKRRMVDILAEEYEVSKDVLARELAQFYSFRIIDSKERSLRRLDNQTILKLVEGLAPPAYRVVMRHKVLPFETAEGQPDKLLVVTPNPTDREVSEAARAFPYAKHEICYMKEADWDEFWQQVSQSKSTTSLGAASAGNGMFEENDSELDSALEREIDSSQLINLVNNIFTDAVRIGASDIHIVPKGSRKTEISFRIDGELTTWYTVEDTRAEAVVAVVKGRGLGLDRFERMAAQDGQAQKVVDDQVVRFRMSVLPIISKEMAGKFESMVIRILKDAHASVSLESIGLDPYSLEMFREAINKPHGIVILTGPTGSGKSTTLVAALRSVMNPSVCTITVEDPVEYLIEGARQVKLNHKLSFDDAIRAILRHDPDIIMVGEIRDRATADIAIKLANTGHLTFSTLHTNDAASVVSRLFKIGVEPFLIAQALNIVVAQRLVRKLCEKCKRPVHKNELNHTMLVKYGFEEADILNTVFFEPVGCPHCVGGFKGRSAIHETLYISPEIREIIIDSGEKIDLDAIQRTAIKHGMRTLRQSGLELAKQGVSSIDEVVNATTRD, encoded by the coding sequence TTGCCGGATCAGACATATAGAGAGAATAGAGCAGACGGTGCTGCTCCTGCCAAGCGTCGTTACGCCTCTGCGTTTCTCGATCATCTCGTTCGGAACCGGATCATTTCAGAGAAGATTGCGGGCGACGTATCCGATCATATCCAGGAACAAAAAGGAAACGAAAAACGCCGCATGGTCGATATTCTGGCCGAAGAGTATGAGGTTTCCAAGGATGTGTTGGCCAGGGAACTTGCGCAGTTCTACTCGTTCCGGATTATTGACAGCAAGGAAAGGAGTCTGCGAAGGCTCGATAATCAAACCATTTTGAAACTAGTTGAAGGCTTGGCGCCGCCGGCATATCGTGTTGTTATGAGGCACAAAGTGCTTCCCTTCGAAACTGCCGAGGGCCAGCCGGACAAGTTGTTGGTTGTGACACCCAATCCGACGGACAGGGAAGTGAGTGAGGCCGCCCGAGCCTTTCCCTACGCCAAACACGAAATTTGCTACATGAAAGAGGCAGATTGGGATGAATTCTGGCAACAAGTATCACAGTCAAAGAGCACAACCTCGTTGGGGGCAGCCTCGGCCGGCAACGGGATGTTCGAGGAGAATGATTCGGAACTCGATAGCGCCCTCGAACGCGAAATTGACAGCAGCCAACTCATCAATCTGGTGAACAATATATTCACTGATGCCGTGCGTATCGGTGCGAGCGATATTCACATAGTGCCGAAGGGTTCCCGCAAAACCGAAATTAGCTTCCGCATCGACGGGGAGCTAACAACATGGTACACTGTTGAAGATACCCGGGCTGAAGCAGTCGTTGCCGTTGTGAAGGGACGCGGCCTCGGCCTTGACCGTTTCGAGAGAATGGCCGCTCAGGACGGTCAGGCACAGAAGGTGGTAGACGATCAGGTAGTCCGCTTCCGCATGTCTGTTCTTCCCATTATTTCCAAGGAAATGGCGGGAAAATTTGAATCTATGGTCATCCGAATTCTGAAAGATGCCCATGCATCGGTTTCGCTCGAATCCATCGGGTTGGATCCGTACTCGCTCGAGATGTTCCGCGAGGCAATCAACAAGCCTCACGGCATTGTCATTCTCACCGGACCAACGGGAAGCGGAAAAAGCACGACACTTGTCGCGGCTCTCCGGTCGGTAATGAACCCGTCCGTTTGCACAATAACGGTTGAAGATCCGGTGGAGTATTTGATTGAAGGTGCACGCCAGGTAAAGCTCAACCACAAGCTCTCGTTCGACGACGCTATCAGGGCCATTCTCCGTCACGATCCCGATATCATCATGGTGGGTGAAATTCGCGATCGCGCAACTGCTGATATCGCCATCAAATTGGCAAATACCGGCCACCTGACATTTTCCACGCTGCACACAAACGATGCGGCCAGTGTGGTATCACGATTATTCAAGATCGGTGTCGAACCGTTCCTGATTGCACAAGCGCTGAATATTGTTGTCGCGCAGCGTCTTGTCCGCAAACTGTGCGAAAAATGCAAACGACCGGTACACAAGAACGAGTTGAATCACACAATGCTTGTGAAATACGGATTTGAGGAGGCAGATATACTGAACACGGTGTTCTTCGAGCCGGTCGGCTGCCCGCATTGCGTCGGGGGATTCAAAGGACGCAGTGCCATACACGAAACGCTGTATATTTCTCCGGAAATCCGGGAAATCATCATCGACAGCGGTGAAAAAATTGATTTGGATGCGATTCAGCGTACAGCAATCAAACATGGCATGCGAACGTTGCGACAATCAGGATTAGAATTGGCGAAACAGGGCGTGAGCAGTATCGACGAAGTCGTAAACGCAACAACGAGGGATTGA